aaaaaatattaaaaattttaaaaaataataaaacataacaAACACAATATAAAATTGCTATTGCCATAGTCACaacaaaaacaatataaatttggtatcaccataatcataGTGACCCGCTAATTAAAGTAAACTTCATTTTTATTAAACAGAGAaacctgtaaaaacaaaacctaaaaAAGCAATGGGAAAACTGCATTTTTTCCATAGCTACCCCACAAATATTTTTTCTCATTCATgtttattaaggctactttcacacttgcggcaggacggatccgacaggctgttcaccatgtcggatccttcttgcggctatttcgccgtgccgccggaccaccgctccgtccccattgcctataatggggacgggggcggagctccggcacagcacggcggtgcacggcgaaagccaccggactaaaaagcctgacatgcagtaattttagtccggcggcctttcgccgtgctgcgccggagctccgcccccgtccccgttatagtcaatgcagCAGGTACAGGGATATACAATGTAAGGTATCAAAACAGAAACAATGTCCAATGTATACATACTTGCAATATCAAAATATTGGTGATCCTTAGATACAGTTTTATGTTAATGACCTGTCGGTCACGTCTCATGAATAGGGATGAGGATAACCTCAAAGCAAGAGGACAATTAAAGGAAAACAAAGaagtaaaatatgaaaaaataaccaATAGATCCTAATCTCTCCAATTCTGGGTCTTGAAGTAAGACAAAGAGAGGGTGAGTCTAGAGAGGCGAACCTCTCAAGATAAGTACCGCTTTAGCTCCACAGAGAACACGGCAAGACGTGGTGTGCCTCTGCCCCTTGTCATCATAAACATTTGTTCCCGAGAAAAGGTCAGACCCCACAAATATTTTTTCTGTTTCTACATGAAAACTATAAACCATTAAATTGTTACATTAAAAAGTCCTGCAAAAACCAAGCCCTTATATCACTATgtcaatagaaaataaaaaaaggtatgacTTTTTGAAGATGGGTAGGGAAAAATTTAAATGTTGTCAATTGtagcaaaaatgtaaaaaaaatacaacctTGGGCCAGTTTCACATAACCTTAATTCCATATGGTTCTGTGGTGATCTAAGTTCACTTTCTgtgttttataaataaagttaaatgtaatggaaaaaggaatttttaaaaaggttttccaagatttttatactgatgacctatcctctagataggtcatcagtatctgattggtgggggtctgacaccctggatcagccaatcagctgtttgagaaggcactggcgctcctgtgagtgctgttgccttctcgcagctcaccaagcacaatgctgtatattgtatagcggctgtgcttgatattgtgCTTATCCCCATTTACTtttatgggactgagctgctccaaggccacgtgacacatgaacgtgataggtcatcagcataaaaatctcagaaaacccttttaatactttataatatataatacaccCAGCACTAATTCAGTCTCCAAAAGCAGATGTTAACAAACATCATGAAGTTATAGTATCAACTAACAGAagtttggagaacccctttaagtagcacGAAGCTGGGGCTACACATTGACTTTTTACAGTCCTAGATAAGGAGCATTACGCAACAGCACGTGACTGGTCATTTTAAACATTTCCATCTGATATCACCTCTATTATATCAGATTGTGGTTTGGGTTCATCATGAGATCAACCATCATGAGGCCTTCACAACTTTGTTGGTTTATTTTAGGAACTGAGTCACACAATAATTTGTTTTTAGTAACTTGATTTTAGTCTGTGGGTTCTGATGCTATAAGCCAACAATTTTTCATGATATACTATTTTTGTCCTCTCTTGATTACTATGAAGAGATATAATTAAGCTTATACTCAGGATCTAGCTTGAAGAACCCATCACCCTAATATGACTCTTCTATGGCAAGGAGTGTAGCACAATCATATCCATGACATGGCATCCCATCAGTTGAACGACATTGTAAAAGTCTTCAATACACATTAGATTATAACAGGCTGAACCTGCCATATTGTGCGCACGTCACCaccaggccagtgattggctgcagaagtcAAGTGACTACAAATGATACGTCATAATTTCTGAATCGTCCGGGACTGAAAAGGGGAAGGGTGGGAGCCATGGTGGTAGAACAGAGTGGCTTTCAAAAGGTAACTGTTTTCTATAATTTTTGTTAAACCATTTCCCACCCGTCATCCTATCTGCTAATATGATAAGTTTGCCAATGTAAATTTTTAAAAAGCTTGTGAAATACAATAATATCTAATAAAGTCTGTTCTATGCTGCTGGCAGTTACACTGACTTTATCTATTAGGTAACAATTTTCAGAAATTCTCTGATAAACAAATCAGAGGCATTGGAAAATGATCTAATGTAAAAGAATGATTGGTCATTTTCCATAATCAAAACAGTAATATCAATCTATAGGTCAAAGGTTGGTCAAATGAGTGTCCTGATGTTCATGGCCAACTTTAGTGGTGTATTTCTCTATATGGGATATTTTTGGCCTCAGATATCTGGATAAACATGGGGAACAGGATAAAGTGTTTGATAGTCAATTTATTGTTTGTACATCTTCAAGCACTAATGGCTGAATGATCCCCAGAGCTGAGCTGTGACAGAAGGGTGCACCCTATCTTTCCTTCGGGCACACCCTGATGTgggggctcctgtctgatggtagtttGGGTGCCCTTAGTGGTATGAGTTTGGTACAgctgcaaggcaggagatgtaggtgctgtTGTGGCCAAGTCATTGCAGAATGGGAGTTGGAGTACATCCAGCAGTATGAAAACACAGTTACGAACAACTTACTGTGTAAATCTTTTATGTTAGCAATGTATGGATATGAGCAttgatgggggttgtagtactcATTTCTAAAGTGTCTCTCAAAATCTAAGGCAAAAAAGTTCTGGCAAAACTTGGCAGAAATTCCCAGGCTAAGGATTACAGGATCAAGACATGATGGCCAAGCAGGACCATGTCAAAGTGTGGAAGGGTGTATTAGGAATGTCCCTCTCACTCCAGTAAAGTTTCTATCAGCtttcggtccaaacattgtgaactaagtatcatgatctatacagcggcgtccagggatctcactgcacttactattatccctgggcgccgctccgttctcccgttatgtcctctagTATGTTCGGGgatttggttatagtaggaggagactgccctcccaggctgtgagctctgcgctgcgattggccagcgctacagcctaggagaaggagacgcccaggagaacaagggcagactccgcctactataaccaagtcccctaagtctctgcctactataaccaagtccccgaacataccggagggcataacgggagaacggagtggcgcccagggataatagtaagtgcagtgagatccctgggcgccgctgtatatgtcatgatacctagttcacaatgtttggaccaatgaaaggtcctctttaaacagtgaataccttactgactgacttcaGTGCTCGCCCTCACAGATTCTGGATTGTTtagttctttctctctctctcttgagtCTGTGGAGTAGAGATGGCTTTCTTGATGCAAATATCTCCAAGATAGTTATTCTCTGGCACTCAGGCCTAGTTTATCCAAGGATTGAGCATATGTAGCCCCTCTCTCTTCCTCAGCTATCACTAGACTTACACACTAAACTAGAAGCAGACCTAGGTCCATCTTCTAGCCTCCTACAAGGGCAGAGTCAAGATTGTTAACCCTGACATAGAACCAAGCAATTTTGCAAGTACCCTGTTATGGGCTACTGTATCAGCAACATGTAGGATCATGGTAGGTAAAACTTTCAGAAAACTTTGTGGAATTGCTTAAAGTGGTTTCCTAATGAACAACATTTATCACATCTCCACCAGATAGGTGATAATTATGTGATCACTGATGTTAGGACCACTGGGCATCCCACCGATTATGATTACGTGAGTGCCGTGTGTGAATGGAACAGTGGTGTGCATGCATAACCACCACTTCATATGGGACTAATGAAGATTGCAAATATCTCAACTCAGCAGTCCTATTAAAGTGAATAGACCTGTGGTCAAGCATGCATTCTATTGGTCCATACACACAGGGAATTTGATGACTCCCATTTTttatgactggtgggggtcccaggtcttGGTCTTACAGTGATCATATCAGCTATCATGCGGAGTTGCACAGTTGATTGTAATTTGTTGTCATTTTTTAGGTATACCATAATAACCTTTTTAGAGAGGTTACAATCTACACACAGGGAGTTCAAATGATTGCCTCATTCCATGTATCTGAGAACCTCCAGAAACATGTTCATGCACCCCAATTCCTAAAAACAAGCTTTAGCAAGTGACCAAAGTGTGTACACGTTGGCTAATCAAATATCATAGGTCACTCTTTGTAGTTGAGTCATTGATAAGAAAGGCTCACAGATAATGCATGCAAACAAACAGCACTTTGATAGATTTTGCCACAAGTAAAATTATAGTCAATAAAAATGTTGCAATTTCAGAACATACAAAAAGGACCTGACATTTCTAAGTTTTAAATACCAGGCAGAATAATCCAGCAGCAGTCTCTCAATAAACATGAATGGAGGGTGTTTGACTTCTCTGAATCACGGAAGGCATTCCTGATGCTGTCAAATCATGAACAGCTGGTTGTAAATATGGATTGTGTCCATTGTACCAGCAAAAAAATGATCATCGTGTTCATGACGGTTGTGTGATCCACTATATTTGAACATCACATTATCCTATTCAAGGGTGGTTAGACTAAAGATAAACCTTATGTTGTATTATATCCTAGACATACATATTTGATCTGGAAATGAAAGGCGGCCAAAGTTCAAGGAATTGGTTGGCCAACCAACCAAAATCAATGGTGCCCTTGTATGCTGTGCTATCAGTGCAGTTGTCGATACAGGATCTATAGATGAAGAACACCACAATCCTTGCCTGATAATATTTCTTGAAGGGCATGCTTCACAGTTTCACATATAAAACATCTACAGATATAGACGGTTAACATTTGTAGGGTGCTGTCAGAAGTGGAACACACATTCCTCTGAACATATATGTAATAGAGACATTATAGTCACTGTAGTTGCAGATACCACTGAAAAGTAATAGGGACATGAGTCCTAGTAGTGGATCACTAAGAATAAATTCTATTCTAGTGTTAGCCTCTTGTTCTAAGCATTCTAATGGTCTTGTTCAGTTTATTAGTTAATGTATTGGAATCTGTGCAGGAGAATAGGaagcatattttttgttgttattttagGTTTATCCACACAAAACCCTCTAATTTCCTGTTTTCTTACCAGGTGTTTTTTCCATTTGTGGTGAAGATGAAGCTGCTACTCGCATTGTCTGTTGTCCTCATTGCCCTCTCTGTGTtggcaggtatatcacatacatTTCTTGTGGTGCATGATGTACTATAAAAATCAATCTGTATTACATTTAACAGATGGAGGTCTACACGGAAATGGAAACCCTAGGGAGTGTTCTCAGCCTTGTCTAGAAGTATAAGCCATTGATGTTGGTCTGAGCTCTGATTTTCACATAACAGTACCTGCATCTGCCCCCTGAGGGAGCTCAAGAACCACTGCATAaagttttattatttcttttcaAGTGTAatgttatttagttttttctttctataatactTGTACGGTAGGTGATTTTATGAAGTTTTTCAATATAACTTAGTAGTCATCTTGAGTATTTCTATAAGAGATTGTCCTGCCTCTGTGCCTCAGTATAATACCTGATCACTACACTAGGTTCACACTGCAGACTTTGTTGCAGAAGTGTCTGCGACTGAAAATAGGTTtctattcacatgaatggggcaGAATTTTCAGTCGCTGAAAATTCTTCACCAAAATCAGcagtgtgtgaaggcacccttaagaGATCCGACAGCCTGTTCCAGTGGCGTGTTCCGGCATAAACGCTGGCTGCTGGCCAGTCTCAACAACATTTGTCCTTTGTACATTTCGTTTTATCAGTCGATGGCCCTGAGAGCTGCACACCCACCTGTTAAAAACAAATGACATTTTAAGATTAAATTACAAAAATGCTTCTAAATTTGACCAGCAATATTCAGTATCGTCATACTGAAATATCTGTGTGTATTATCCATGCAATAAAAAAGATAATGTTCAGGCAACTGTAACATCCATCCTCAAAATGTGTCTGGTCCTACAATGTCCTTGAAGAGACAACAATGATGCTAAAAgtttgatatacagtatgtatttgtAGGGTTGTGTATATCATAGACTTGTGGTCCTCAGTATGTGACCCTACAGTTATAGCAAACTTACAACTCCCATATAGAGGTTCTCAAGACATGCTGGAAttatagttttgcaatagctaaTGAGCCATAGGTTTGCACTATGATCTCTACcatgatatatacagtatgtccagTTGTGAGAAGTTCTGAGTAGAATAATTTGCATACCTAGATGTGTGTGATATCAGCAGCTTGTTTATAGTGGATTTGGGGAGGATTTCTGCACATTttattttagcagtttttatacCTATTTATTGTGTCTTCCTACATTACAGAACCCAGCTCAGCAGAGTCCCAGGAGCCCTCCGTAAAAGAAAAGTTCAAAAATATTGGAGAAGCCATAAAAGATGCAGCTGTCAAAGTGGGAGAAAAGGCCAAGTCTGTAATTAAAGACCTGCATGATAGTAAATTTGGTACAAAGACCAGGTATGAACATTACTTATTACTTGCATAATACTTGCACCAATTTACTGGATCACAGCTGCTAGACCTATGTAGTCATTTAATGTAGCTGTTACTGTTCTCATGGCCTTAGGAGTGGCAGCAACCTAGGTTAACTTTATTTCAACAGCATATACATTCCTTTGTCTAAAATGCACCTAACATGCAGCTGTCCTGTTGTGAAGGATGGGAGTAGAACCACCTGTCCAATGGATGAAGCAGTTAGTGTACCGCCCATGAGGACTTCTAGCCCTGCCTGAATCAAAAAGTAAAATACCCCCTGCCCCACCTAAATAAGAGATGGCAATGTACAGGGATGGATTGTATTTCTATTAACGTGCCGAATCAGCCTTCTTTATTATACCTGTTAGAAGTCCAGATGATATAGAGATGCACTAAACTTATATGAACCTCCAAAGTACCACACTGCAGGAAtttaatacatcatttttttctttctcaatAGGGAACTTTTTACCGAAGGCATTCAGAAAATCAAAAACAAGTTCTCTAAGTAATCTGAAAAGAAGAATTTAGAAGAATCTCTGCAGAACAGGAACCCTTCACCTAGCTAAATATTTCCAAAGAATGATATAGACATTTCCTTTCTGAGCATAGTGATTTTAATTCTCCCACTTTTCTtgagaaaataataaactacGTGTCTCCCAAtctctgttgtttttctttattttagcaAAAACATAGCTGTATGTCCAGATACTACAGTGCCCTATCACAGTGGAGAGTGTCATGGAGGTACTAGGGCATTCAATCACTTTGACTTCCTTATAATTTGGCCCTATAATAATTCCTGCAAGATATTATCTGGGAACCCAGGTATACTGTAGATCTCCTGCCTTGATGACGCCTTCCAAACTCCTAGAGATCTACTACTGTTTTATGGCATAAAATTTATGATACATGCAGGTCCCACTTCTGTAACCTGCAAATAGCTTCAGTATGGTAGTCCTCTGACACCTATTCCACCTGGTGAGGCAGGATATATAATGTAACCATCTatctctattaatttctatggagtttATGGAAATACCCAAGCTGCATAGACAAAGGTAGATGTGAAATGTCCCCCCAGCTTGGATCATGGTGCAAAAGTTTGACATGGAGGAAAGTGAGACCATATAAGACCCTAAACTATTGCACCTCATTTAGAGTACTGGTATTTTAAAAGGAACCATAATAGTACCCCCTATTGTGTCTGTAATGTTATCTCAAAGACCAGCATCTACTGTATGTTGAGAATGGGGCCCCGTTTGCCAGCAGCAGTGTATAGCTAGGTGGTTGCATATTCgttgctctctccattcacttctataggagttcagAGAACAGGCGAGCACAGCCTTAGAGCTTCAGTGCAGCCAGCAAATGGGGCCCTGTTCTTGAAACTTTTAGGAGTCCCAGATATGTGATCTGttggatatacagggagtgcagaattattaggcaagttgtatttttgaggattaattttattattgaacaacaaccatgttctcaatgaacccaaaaaactcattaatatcaaagctgaatatttttggaagtagtttttagtttgtttttagttttagctattttagggggatatctgtgtgtgcaggtgactattactgtacataattattaggcaacttaacaaaaaacaaatatatacccatttcaattatttatttttaccagtgaaaccaatataacatctcaacattcacaaatatacatttctgacattcaaaaacaaaacaaaaacaaatcagtgaccaatatagccacctttctttgcaaggacactcaaaagcctgccatccatggattctgtcagtgttttgatctgttcaccatcaacattgcgtgcagcagcaaccacagcctcccagacactgttcagagaggtgtactgttttccctccttgtaaatctcacatttgatgatggaccacaggttctcaatggggttcagatcaggtgaacaaggaggccatgtcattagattttcttcttttataccctttcttgccagccacgttgtggagtacttggacgcgtgtgatggagcattgtcctgcatgaaaatcatgtttttcttaccttgcagacttcttcctgtaccactgcttgaagaagaaactggcagtaggactgggagttgagcttgactccatcctcaacccaaaaaggccccacaagctcatctttgatgataccagcccaaaccagtactccacctccaccttgctggcgtctgagtcggactggagctctctgccctttaccaatccagccatctggcccatcaagactcactctcatttcatcagtccataaaaccttagaaaaatcagtcttgagatatttcttggcccagtcttgacgtttcagcttgtgtgtcttgttcagtggtggtcgtctttcagcctttcttaccttggccatgtctctgagtattgcacaccttgtgcttttgggcactccagtgatgttgcagctctgaaatatggccaaactggtggcaagtggcatcttggcagctgcatgcttgacttttctcagttcatgggcagttattttgcgccttggtttttccacacgcttcttgcgaccctgttgactattttgaatgaaacgcttgattgttcgatgatcacgcttcaaaagctttgcaattttaagagtgctgcatccctctgcaagatatctcactatttttgacttttctgagcctgtcaagtccttcttttgacccattttgccaaaggaaaggaagttgcctaataattatgcacacctgatatagggtgttgatgtcattagaccacaccccttctcattacagagatgcacatcacctaatatgcttaattggtagtaggctttcgagcctatacagcttggagtaagacaacatgcataaagaggatgatgtggtcaaaatactaatttgcctaataattctgcacgtagtgtatacagCAAAAGTCCAAGATGGGACTGCTTTTTTACTCCTACTTAGGGAAAATATCTCTATACATACAAAGCCAGtacacaggggtggactgggaactggtcctgaaaaaaaaactaaaagtggaccCATATTGGGTCCATATAGATAGAAGTCATGGTCAACACAAGTAGTCAAGGCTATAAATAGCATATTGTGGCACAAAGTACCACCCTAGGGTgatcagataccacagtgcatcacaaaatacctcaGGGTGGCAGTACAGCTGAATTCAGAAGTCAGGAGGGCACCTCCAGCTGCCAGCCAGACAAATAAGTACTAGATGCTCCCAGCGTTAATTAACACCAGAGCACTACTTATCTGGCTTGTGTCCATAAGAAGTTCTCGGGTggtcccctgggcatcagcccaccagaaattttccctgtagggtctaatgccagtccggccctgcctgTACCGCAGAATAACAAGGAGCTGTACTAtcagatcagaaaaaaaaaacatccgagaaattgctacactattagcagtggcaaaatctacagtttagtacatcctgagaaagaaagaaagcactggtcacctcaacaatgcaaaaagacctggacgcccacgaaAGACAACAGTGGTAGATGAtcacagaataattaccatggtgaagagaaaccagtgtgatggcttgggcatgcatgactGCCAGTGGCACCGGGtctctagtgtttattgatggtGTGACATAGGACAGAAGTAGCCAGATGAATTCTGGGTTTTTTAGAGACATActctgtgctcaaatccagccaaatgcagctaAACTGATTGGTAGgcatttcataatacagatggacaatgacccaaaacataaagccaaagcaacccaggagtttattaaagcaaagaagtggaatattgaGGGATTGAGatgaaaaaatgctttagttcctcacattttaatGCAataattttgttcaacccactgaattaaaggtgaaagtctgaacttcaactgcatctgcattattttgtttaaaatgcattgtggtaatgtacagaacaaaaattagaaaaatgttgtctctgtccaaatatatatggaccttacTGTATCAGTTTTCCTAGTGATTTGCAATGAGGTTgcattactttttttaaaattataaagCTACAACTCTAAACAGGCCTTGATTGCCATAGGTTATGAGATATATTTTCAATGTACTCCTCCTGTACAAGTTGTGTGGCAAAAAACTGCAGTAACTAATGGCAAAACCACATGGCAGTCACATGGCACACATCTCTACCTGTACAGGCACCCATAAGGATAAGAGAGAAACATTATCTACAACCTGTGCAAAGTTCTGCTGTAATGAAAGTGAAATATGTGAACGTGAATGGAATCCATCAACATATAAAAATGTTCCTATTCATGgccaaaataaagatgcaagaTTTTACCTCCAATCTGACCAGTTCCCCCAAATTGGTCAATGGATGTGATGGGGTATATGTTACAAAATGCCAGAAATGCTGAAGCAAGTTCTATATTTATACTGAGTAATAGATAAAGTTTCTTTATCATTAATAATAATTTTGGACATTGCCATCTTGACTCGCTAATAAATGTGTCATTTGtaaagatgagtgaagttttaaaaaataaaatttgcctGCTTCGCCAAACTTTGACAAGAATttcaatttgttacaaattacttcCTCATGAATAGCTttcgcaatgacagggaacagcgaaCGCACCCCACCCCACATCATTTAAGCCTCAGGTGCTGCGTTCAaagctgattgtggcatctgtgactcacattcagccttttaggggttaatcaggggttaaaaaaatatactttcactgatgactagtgttgagcgagcatgctaggCCGAATACCTCCAAAcacctccccgcacgttttgcggctgctaaacAGCCAATAAGCATGCAGGtcagtactgccatcactgtgataccagtagccatgttggctactggcattacagtgattggctggccagacgcgggttcggctcattgcgagtcagggagagctgcgcttaggaagggacagatagtttagggagattgtgatcgcaatatattccagtggataacgtttcaaagacccaaaagtccttttaaggactattgtgtgtggtggcagcaatttaattgtgcaaagtagtGCTCGATTTTATTTATATACTTAGCGAAATAgcgattattttgctatatagaaggtgtctgcagtaacttgtgacatctgtgcagcaatacctacTGTGTGTCAgtggcagagataggaagaatattattgaaaacaattatattttttccataatttatccatcattttcctataaacggtccctacaatgaattgtcacatctgtgctgcaatagcgtgtgtgtgtcagtcccagatattgggaaaaatattagcgaaaccaaatatattttttccataatttatccatcaTTTTCCATATAGACGGtacctgcagtgaattgtcacagctgtgctgcaatagcgtctgaGGTGTCAGGGCCAgctattgggaaaaatattaacgaaaaaaaattatattttttacataatttagccacatttttcctataaacggtccctgcagtgaattgtcacatctgtgctgcagtagcgtctgtgtgtcaggcccagatattgggaaaaatattagatacaacaaatatattttttccataatttatccataattttcctataaacagtcccttcagtgaattgtcacatctgtgctgcctgagctactggtgaggtgcgccgcgtgtgtgcacatttccgcaagtcatcaacagcttcagccggtctgttgtgcgacgtgagcacgcgctggaactccacgttccacatgttggtcaggctttgttaacagcagagggcagtagtgcaataccagctgcaacatggtcgtcgcctttccagtcagcttccgctatacACAAGCGAggaatgggcatggatgtctaacctctgtgaagttttacgcaactttgaggaatcaacacagatggtgagcggctataacgctattatcagcatcaccatccaACTTCTATATCTTcccaaacgctcgctgctcacaattaaggacgacgctttgcatgtggaagaggtggaaatgggggaagacattatacaggttgatgatagccatACCACCCTCAGTatg
This region of Bufo gargarizans isolate SCDJY-AF-19 unplaced genomic scaffold, ASM1485885v1 fragScaff_scaffold_289_pilon:::fragment_2:::debris, whole genome shotgun sequence genomic DNA includes:
- the LOC122922374 gene encoding apolipoprotein C-I-like isoform X2; this translates as MVFFPFVVKMKLLLALSVVLIALSVLAEPSSAESQEPSVKEKFKNIGEAIKDAAVKVGEKAKSVIKDLHDSKFGTKTRELFTEGIQKIKNKFSK
- the LOC122922374 gene encoding apolipoprotein C-I-like isoform X3, whose translation is MKLLLALSVVLIALSVLAEPSSAESQEPSVKEKFKNIGEAIKDAAVKVGEKAKSVIKDLHDSKFGTKTRELFTEGIQKIKNKFSK
- the LOC122922374 gene encoding apolipoprotein C-I-like isoform X1, translated to MVVEQSGFQKVFFPFVVKMKLLLALSVVLIALSVLAEPSSAESQEPSVKEKFKNIGEAIKDAAVKVGEKAKSVIKDLHDSKFGTKTRELFTEGIQKIKNKFSK